Proteins from one Pseudomonas sp. KBS0710 genomic window:
- the mapR gene encoding GntR family transcriptional regulator MpaR (MapR regulates genes involved in Pseudomonas quinolone signal (PQS) production and anthranilate metabolism): MKRYEKFADDIAELIRSGVLGPGQRVPSVRYASQTYGVSPSTVFQAYYLLERRGLIRARPRSGYFVNTHAPSPFSEPVVSEHVHESTEVDVSELVFSVLDSIKDPNTVPFGSAFPSPMLFPLPRLARSLASASREMDPRLVVTDMSPGNPQLRRQIALRYMVGGLMLPMEELLITNGALEALNLCLQAVTEPGDLVAIEAPAFYACLQVLERLKLKAVEIPVHPRDGIDLNALAQTLERYPIKACWTMTSFQNPMGATLPEAKKQALVELLRSHQVPLIEDDVYAELYYGQHAPKPAKAFDTEGLVMHCGSFAKSLAPGYRVGWVAAGRYAQKVERLKLMTSLCPSMPAQAAIADYLQHGGYDRHLRKLRYALEEQQSAMLAAIARYFPAQTRVSQPAGGYFLWLELPEQTDSLKLFQMALAQGISIAPGPIFSATQRFRNCIRLNYGSPWTEASEKAMETLGRIVRSF; this comes from the coding sequence ATGAAACGCTACGAAAAATTCGCCGATGACATCGCAGAACTGATCCGCTCCGGCGTCCTCGGCCCTGGCCAACGGGTTCCGTCGGTGCGCTATGCCAGCCAGACCTACGGCGTCAGCCCGTCCACGGTGTTCCAGGCTTACTACCTGCTGGAACGCCGTGGCCTGATCCGTGCGCGGCCGCGCTCCGGCTACTTCGTCAACACTCACGCGCCCAGCCCGTTTTCCGAGCCGGTGGTGAGTGAACACGTGCACGAGTCCACCGAAGTCGATGTGAGTGAGCTGGTGTTCTCAGTGCTCGACTCCATCAAGGACCCCAACACCGTGCCATTCGGCTCGGCGTTCCCCAGCCCCATGTTGTTCCCGTTGCCACGCCTGGCGCGCTCGTTGGCCAGTGCCAGCCGCGAGATGGACCCGCGTCTTGTGGTCACCGACATGTCGCCGGGCAACCCGCAACTGCGCCGCCAGATTGCTCTGCGTTACATGGTCGGCGGCCTGATGCTGCCGATGGAAGAGCTGCTGATCACCAACGGTGCCCTCGAAGCGCTGAACCTGTGCCTGCAAGCGGTGACCGAACCGGGCGACCTGGTCGCCATCGAAGCCCCGGCCTTCTATGCCTGCCTGCAAGTGCTTGAGCGCCTGAAGCTCAAGGCGGTGGAAATCCCCGTACACCCGCGCGACGGTATCGACCTCAATGCCCTGGCGCAAACCCTGGAGCGCTACCCGATCAAGGCCTGCTGGACCATGACCAGCTTCCAGAACCCCATGGGCGCCACCCTGCCAGAGGCGAAAAAACAGGCACTGGTAGAACTGTTGCGCAGCCATCAGGTGCCGTTGATCGAGGACGATGTATACGCCGAGTTGTATTACGGACAGCACGCGCCAAAACCGGCCAAGGCCTTCGACACCGAAGGGCTGGTGATGCACTGCGGCTCCTTCGCCAAGAGCCTGGCGCCCGGTTATCGCGTCGGCTGGGTTGCGGCCGGGCGCTATGCGCAGAAGGTGGAACGCCTGAAGCTGATGACGTCGCTATGCCCCTCGATGCCTGCCCAGGCGGCGATTGCCGACTACCTGCAACACGGCGGCTATGACCGCCACCTGCGCAAATTGCGCTACGCCCTGGAAGAACAGCAGAGCGCCATGCTGGCCGCCATCGCCCGGTATTTTCCGGCACAGACGCGGGTCAGCCAGCCGGCCGGCGGCTATTTCCTGTGGCTGGAACTGCCGGAGCAAACCGATTCGTTGAAGCTGTTCCAGATGGCCCTGGCCCAGGGCATCAGCATTGCGCCGGGGCCAATTTTTTCGGCGACCCAGCGCTTCAGAAATTGCATTCGCTTGAACTACGGCAGCCCGTGGACCGAGGCATCGGAAAAGGCCATGGAAACATTGGGACGCATTGTGCGGTCATTTTGA
- a CDS encoding SDR family oxidoreductase encodes MDKVVIITGGSRGIGAETALLAARQGYRVCINFQSDEAAAQRVLDQVRALGAQAIAVRADVSIEDEVIALFNRVDAELGRVTALVNNAGTVGHKSRVDEMSEFRILKIMKTNVLGPILCAKQAVLRMSPKHGGQGGSIVNVSSVASRLGSPGEYVDYAASKGALDTFTIGLSKEVAGEGIRVNAVRPGYIFTDFHALSGDPDRVSKLESGIPMARGGRPDEVAEAIIWLLSDKASYTTGTFLDLGGGR; translated from the coding sequence ATGGACAAAGTCGTCATCATCACCGGGGGCAGCCGTGGTATCGGCGCCGAGACGGCCTTGCTGGCTGCACGCCAGGGCTATCGAGTTTGCATCAACTTCCAGTCCGATGAGGCGGCCGCCCAGCGTGTGCTGGACCAAGTGCGCGCCTTGGGCGCACAAGCCATTGCGGTGCGCGCCGACGTCAGCATCGAAGATGAAGTGATCGCTTTGTTCAACCGCGTTGACGCCGAGCTTGGGCGCGTGACGGCTCTGGTCAACAACGCCGGCACCGTGGGGCACAAGTCGCGGGTCGATGAAATGTCCGAGTTTCGCATCCTCAAAATCATGAAGACCAATGTATTGGGGCCGATACTGTGCGCCAAGCAGGCGGTGCTGCGCATGTCACCCAAGCATGGCGGGCAGGGCGGCAGCATCGTTAACGTGTCGTCGGTCGCCTCGCGCCTGGGTTCGCCGGGCGAATATGTCGACTATGCCGCGTCCAAGGGCGCACTCGACACCTTCACCATTGGCCTGTCCAAAGAGGTGGCGGGTGAGGGCATTCGCGTTAACGCTGTGCGCCCTGGCTACATTTTTACCGACTTTCACGCCTTGAGCGGTGACCCGGATCGGGTCAGCAAGCTGGAGTCCGGCATTCCCATGGCCCGTGGCGGGCGCCCGGATGAAGTGGCCGAAGCGATTATCTGGCTGCTGTCGGACAAGGCTTCGTACACCACCGGCACCTTCCTCGATCTGGGCGGTGGCCGTTAG